The proteins below come from a single Notamacropus eugenii isolate mMacEug1 chromosome 7, mMacEug1.pri_v2, whole genome shotgun sequence genomic window:
- the PLA2G4F gene encoding cytosolic phospholipase A2 zeta isoform X3 produces MFDLGGLELGHSHSHTFLFNPKNKELQVEFLLEKGNVPASEVITNGILVAHPCLRIQGTIEEKALTLCQKDGDRVIQVSVPGAYEKTQSFSKYLPQEEDSPNTFIFHVNPILQSKLNVVLQQSSELETRARILGRKEIPLSSLPLGQEVQHLVALGEGFELTLNLKAEVSSRDLDLRLGFDLCKGEQMFVDKRKQVVSKALQKVLELDEPPRNDQVPVVAVLGTGGGIRAMTSLYGNLTGLQDLGLLDTVTYLSGISGSTWCISTIYKDPAWSQTSLHGPTRQARNFVCSRKTGAFLSDQLRYYSQQLMAREKSSLHASLIDLWGLLIEYFLYQEENSAKLSDQQAAVVQGQNPYPIYAAINVHRNVSSQDFAEWCEFTPYEVGFPKYGAFVPTELFGSEFFMGRLLKSWPEPRICYLQGMWGSAFAVNLDDIFQRTIGSAISFLDFHRSSIDEKDDSETLQLLDSARLKTRFQVPQGIFAQTIVDLFTSRFTSGENFNFMQGLCLHRHYTESKEFLTQKASHPDALPNKLTPMRECLHLVDGGFAINSPFPLVLLPQRDVDIILSFDYSLETPFEVLKLTEKYCQDRDIPFPRIELKPEDVSEPQECYVFDDAEDPRVPIVVHFPLVNRTFQKYKAPGMERETPEEKNFASFDIKDQNSTYGMMNFTYQPNEFDRLVELNRYNVLNNAEVVRSALRKALQRRQAGR; encoded by the exons AACAAGGAACTGCAAGTAGAATTTCTCCTGGAAAAAGG AAATGTTCCTGCCTCTGAAGTCATCACTAATGGGATCCTGGTG GCCCATCCCTGTCTGAGAATCCAAGGCACCATAGAAGAAAAGGCTCTTACCTTGTGTCAGAAAGATG GAGACAGGGTGATACAAGTGTCAGTGCCTGGGGCCTACGAGAAGACACAATCTTTTTCCAAATATCTACCTCAAGAGGAGGACTCTCCAAACACCTTCATCTTTCATGTGAATCCTATCCTGCAATCCAAGTTGAATGTAGTTTTGCAGCAG AGTTCTGAACTGGAGACCCGAGCCAGGATACTGGGGAGAAAGGAGATACCCCTTTCCTCATTGCCCCTGGGCCAGGAGGTGCAGCATTTGGTGGCTCTGGGAGAG GGGTTTGAGCTGACTCTGAACCTCAAGGCAGAAGTAAG CTCCAGGGACCTTGACCTTCGCCTTGGTTTTGACCTGTGCAAAGGGGAGCAGATGTTCGTGGACAAGAGGAAACAAGTGGTGTCGAAGGCTCTACAGAAGGTGCTGGAATTGGACGAACCCCCCCGAAATGATCAG GTACCAGTGGTGGCTGTGCTGGGCACCGGGGGTGGGATCAGAGCAATGACATCCCTGTATGGCAACCTGACTGGGCTACAGGACCTGGGTTTACTGGATACTGTGACCTACCTGAGCGGAATCTCAGGTTCTACCTG GTGCATTTCCACCATTTACAAAGACCCTGCTTGGTCCCAGACATCACTGCATGGCCCAACGAGGCAAGCAAGAAACTTTGTGTGCAGCCGCAAAACAGGAGCCTTCTTGTCTGACCAGTTGCGCTATTATAGTCAGCAGCTGATGGCCCGAGAGAAGAGCAGCCTCCATGCatctctcattgacctttggggTCTCCTTATTGAGTATTTCCTGTATCAGGAG GAAAACTCAGCCAAGCTTTCTGACCAGCAGGCAGCTGTTGTTCAGGGTCAGAATCCCTACCCCATCTATGCAGCCATCAATGTCCACAGGAATGTGTCCAGCCAGGATTTTGCAG AGTGGTGTGAGTTTACTCCCTATGAGGTTGGCTTTCCCAAGTATGGGGCCTTTGTCCCCACAGAGTTATTTGGCTCTGAATTCTTCATGGGGCGGCTGCTTAAGTCTTGGCCAGAGCCCCGGATCTGCTACCTGCAGG gtaTGTGGGGTAGCGCCTTTGCTGTCAACCTGGATGATATCTTCCAGAGGACAATCGGCTCTGCGATCAGCTTCCTGGACTTTCACAGGAGTAGCATTGATGAAAAAg atGACTCTGAGACCCTGCAGCTGCTTGACTCAGCCCGGTTAAAGACACGGTTCCAAGTCCCACAAGGCATTTTTGCCCAGACCATTGTGGATCTCTTCACCTCCCGCTTCACTTCTGGGGAAAACTTCAATTTTATGCAAGGACTTTGCCTGCACAGGCACTACACTGAGAGCAAGGAGTTTCTGACTCAGAAAG CCAGCCACCCAGATGCTCTTCCCAATAAGCTAACACCCATGAGGGAGTGTCTCCACCTGGTAGATGGAGGCTTTGCCATCAACTCTCCATTCCCACTGGTGCTGTTGCCTCAGAGAGATGTGGACATCATCTTATCCTTTGACTACTCCTTGGAAACTCCATTTGAG GTCCTGAAGCTGACTGAAAAGTACTGCCAAGATCGAGACATTCCCTTTCCTCGTATAGAGTTGAAACCCGAGGACGTGTCAGAGCCCCAAGAGTGCTATGTGTTTGATGATGCAGAAGATCCCCGAGTGCCCATTGTTGTACATTTCCCCCTCGTGAATCGCACCTTCCAGAAATACAAAGCACCAG GCATGGAACGAGAGACACCAGAGGAGAAGAACTTTGCCAGCTTTGACATAAAGGACCAGAACTCTACCTATGGAATGATGAACTTCACCTACCAGCCAAATGAGTTTGACCGACTGGTGGAACTGAACAGATACAACGTCCTGAACAATGCGGAGGTTGTGCGGTCTGCTCTGCGCAAGGCCCTGCAGCGGAGGCAGGCTGGCAGATGA